Part of the Maridesulfovibrio sp. genome, TCAACTGCGGCTTCGATGCAATCAGCTTCTTCAGCCATGTTGAAGGAATAGCGCAGCATCATAGCGATGGAGAGGATGGTAGCCAGAGGGTTGGCTTTATTCTCGCCTGCGATATCCGGTGCAGAACCATGGATAGGCTCGTACAGGCCGGGGTTGGATGCACCGAGAGAAGCAGAAGGCAGCATGCCGATGGAACCGGTGATAACGGAAGCTTCGTCGGAAAGGATATCGCCAAACAGGTTGCCGGTCACGATAACATCAAACTGGGAAGGATCACGCACCAACTGCATTGCAGCGTTATCCACATACATGTGGGTCAGCTCAACATCGGGGTAATCTTTGGAAACTTCGATGACGATTTCACGCCATACACGGGAAACATCCAGAACGTTTGCTTTGTCTACGGAGCAAAGCTTCTTATTGCGCTTCTGTGCAGCTTCGAAAGCAACCTTGGCAATACGTTTTACTTCGTGCTCATAGTAAACCATGGTGTTGTAGCCCATGCGTTCACCGTCCTCGACCTTGGTGCCGCGAGGTTCACCGAAATAAATACCTCCGGTCAGTTCGCGCACAACCATGATGTCGATGCCCTTTTCAACAATGTCGGGACGCAGGAAACAGGCGTCTTTGAGCTGCGGAAACAAAGCAGCAGGACGCAGGTTGGCGAACAGGGAGAGCTCCTTGCGGATACCGAGCAGACCTTTTTCAGGACGGATTGCAGGATCAATAGTGTCCCATTTCGGACCGCCTACTGCGCCGAGAAGTACAGCGTCGGACTCTTTACAAGCCTTAACTGTCTCTTCGGGCAGCGGACCGCCGGTTGCATCGATGGCAGCACCACCAATCAGAGCTTCGGTGGTTTCAAACTTATGACCGAATTTTTCGCCGATTACGTTCAGGACCTTAACGCCCTGTTCCATTATTTCCGGCCCGATACCGTCACCGGGCATTACGCATATTTTCATTATTTCAAATCCTGTTTTTTAATTTTTACAACCCAATGTAAATTTTGCTTACCAACACGGCCGACCGTTTTTCCGGATGAAACACTAAAATGTTTGTGGAAGGAGAAATTATCCGAAATTACCGAATACTCTCCTTCCGGTAACGTGATACACCAGACATAACAACGGTGGACATTAAAATTAATCGTCGTCTGCGCAGATTGAATGGTGCCTTTAGCGGCAACAGGAGCTTCGTTTATAATGCAGCCGAACATATCGGCAGCAGATGCCGATATGACGGAGCAAAAAACAAATACAATTGCCACAAAAAAGTGCTTCATACCAATTTACTTAGAGAGACGATCTTTAACGTATTCTACCAGTCCACCGCAGTCGAGGATGCCCTTCATAAACGGGGGAACCGGAGCACAGGTGATGGTTTCGCCAGTGGTTACATTCTTAATTTCGCCCTTTTCAGCATCAACTTCAAGCTGATCGCCATCGCCGAGCTTTTCAAAATCATCACCAACTTCGAGGAGGATGAGCCCCATGTTGAAACCGTTGCGATAGAAAATACGGGCAAAGCTTTTGGCTACTACAACCGGAATACCGGCACCGAGAAGGGAGATGGGAGCGTGTTCACGGGAAGAACCGCAACCGAAGTTCTCATCAGCAACCATGATATCGTTCTTTTTAACACGCTTGATCCAGCCTGCTTCGAGGCCTTCCATGCAGTTGGCACCGAGTTCATCAGGATCGGTGGTAACCAGAAAACGGGCCGGGATGATAGCATCAGTATCGATATGTGCCCCGACTCTATGTGCTGTTCCTTTGATAGACATATTTAAACTCTCCTATTCTTATAAGGCTTCGGGGTCAGTGATGATACCGGTAATTGCAGACGCTGCGGCTACTGCGGGGCTGGAAAGGAAAACTTCACTCTCAAGACTGCCCATGCGGCCCTTGAAGTTACGGTTGGTGGTGGCAATTGCTCTTTCACCGCCGGCGAGAATACCCATATGACCGCCGAGACAGGGACCGCAGGTTGCGGGACCGACGATTGCGCCGGATTCCATAAAGGTTTCAATCAAACCTTCGCGCAGGGCCTGTTTCCAGATATTCGGGGTAGCGGGCAGCACGATCAGGCGCACATTTTTATCAGCCTTGCGGCCTTTAAGTACAGCTGCTGCTTCACGCAGGTCTTCGATGCGACCGTTTGTGCAGGAACCGATGACCGCCTGATGAATTCTCATGTCCTTAACTTCGTCAACAGGCTTGACGTTGTCGGGCAGATGCGGACAGGCAATCTGAGGCTTCATGCCGGTTACATCAATCTTGACCACGCGTTCATAGTTAGCACCTTCGTCTGCACGCATTTCCACATCACCGGTACGGCCTGCAGCCTTGCAGTATGCGAGAGTCTTTGCGTCAACCGGGAACAAACCGACCTTACCGCCTGCTTCAATTGCCATGTTGGCAATGGTCATGCGTCCTTCGAT contains:
- the leuC gene encoding 3-isopropylmalate dehydratase large subunit, yielding MPKTLAEKILQAHTDETVKEPGQIVRCNVSMVLANDITAPLAIKSFRAMGADQVFDKDKVALVCDHFTPNKDIDSAEQVKVVREFAHEKNITHYYEGGEVGVEHALLPELGLVGPSDIVIGADSHTCTYGGLGAFATGMGSTDIAGGMALGETWFKVPPTIKVEIEGTPGKYMGAKDYILNLIGTIGVSGALYKALEFSGSVVDNLSIEGRMTIANMAIEAGGKVGLFPVDAKTLAYCKAAGRTGDVEMRADEGANYERVVKIDVTGMKPQIACPHLPDNVKPVDEVKDMRIHQAVIGSCTNGRIEDLREAAAVLKGRKADKNVRLIVLPATPNIWKQALREGLIETFMESGAIVGPATCGPCLGGHMGILAGGERAIATTNRNFKGRMGSLESEVFLSSPAVAAASAITGIITDPEAL
- the leuB gene encoding 3-isopropylmalate dehydrogenase, yielding MKICVMPGDGIGPEIMEQGVKVLNVIGEKFGHKFETTEALIGGAAIDATGGPLPEETVKACKESDAVLLGAVGGPKWDTIDPAIRPEKGLLGIRKELSLFANLRPAALFPQLKDACFLRPDIVEKGIDIMVVRELTGGIYFGEPRGTKVEDGERMGYNTMVYYEHEVKRIAKVAFEAAQKRNKKLCSVDKANVLDVSRVWREIVIEVSKDYPDVELTHMYVDNAAMQLVRDPSQFDVIVTGNLFGDILSDEASVITGSIGMLPSASLGASNPGLYEPIHGSAPDIAGENKANPLATILSIAMMLRYSFNMAEEADCIEAAVEKTLSEGLRTGDIMDVGGKLVGCTEMGEAVIKNL
- the leuD gene encoding 3-isopropylmalate dehydratase small subunit (catalyzes the isomerization between 2-isopropylmalate and 3-isopropylmalate in leucine biosynthesis), producing the protein MSIKGTAHRVGAHIDTDAIIPARFLVTTDPDELGANCMEGLEAGWIKRVKKNDIMVADENFGCGSSREHAPISLLGAGIPVVVAKSFARIFYRNGFNMGLILLEVGDDFEKLGDGDQLEVDAEKGEIKNVTTGETITCAPVPPFMKGILDCGGLVEYVKDRLSK